The DNA sequence GGCAGACTAGGCTTTTAGGGACACTTGGGGCCTCCCCTTTTGGTCTTCCAGTTGTTATAGCAAGGGCAGAATTGTTTGTTCCCATAGGTCCCCGGAGGCACACACAAACATTTTGCACAACACTTTTGGCAGAAGAACATACATGGCTTCCTGTACTGCGTCTTTGAACATCTTGTGGTGCATTTCGGAGAACACTCTGCATTTCACATTGTATCAATTAAAATGTTCTTCTCATTGTCAGAAAGATTAATATCATGAGTAACACAACAAAaagttgtaaaatatatatatatatatatatatatatattcttctttgaaaaaactttgtaaattttgtgtatttatacatatgtcCTTACCATGAGGTTGAAGGCTACCTTCAGTGATTCCATGCTGAATGAAtttcaagggaaaaaaagaaaaaaaataaaactaatggtTAACTTGGGAGTTT is a window from the Ziziphus jujuba cultivar Dongzao chromosome 11, ASM3175591v1 genome containing:
- the LOC107431616 gene encoding protein GAST1 isoform X1; this encodes MAKEMSVGINSFVLLLLLISENQLLQATITEAPTPQPQQSSNHSMHGITEGSLQPHECSPKCTTRCSKTQYRKPCMFFCQKCCAKCLCVPPGTYGNKQFCPCYNNWKTKRGGPKCP
- the LOC107431616 gene encoding protein GAST1 isoform X2 codes for the protein MAKEMSVGINSFVLLLLLISENQATITEAPTPQPQQSSNHSMHGITEGSLQPHECSPKCTTRCSKTQYRKPCMFFCQKCCAKCLCVPPGTYGNKQFCPCYNNWKTKRGGPKCP